The segment CAGGAAGGTCATAAGCTAGACAGCATAAGAAATCATGATAAGGTATCCTTTTGCATACTTGATGATGGAGTTAAACTGGAGGATAACTGGTGGCTTACATTTAGGAATGTCATCTGTTTTGGAAGGATAAATGAAATTGATGATAAAGAAAAGATAATTTCCATTTTAAGGTTGTTTGGTGATAAGTATTTTCCAAGCAATGATATTACAAACGATGAAATTGCCAAATTCAAGGACCGTACATTGATTTTGGAGTTGGAAATCGAACATGTGACTGGAAAGCGGGTTAATGAAAAATAACATCCAAAAAAAGTGGGAAAAGATTAATGATTGATGTATGTCATCAAGAAAAATAAGAAAAAAGGGATTATTTCAATTGTTCAAGCAATGCCTTTTCAAACGATTCATAAGATGGGGTCCTATCCGTGAATATTTCAAAAGCGGTTATTCCCTGATAAATCAGCATGTTTGTACCACTGATTGTGGTGGCTCCATTATCCTTTGCCATTTTAAGTAGTTTTGTCTCCAGCGGATTGTAGATTATATCCATTACCACATGATTTCCATTTATTTTTTCGGTTTTTATGGGAGTATCTGCATCTACATTAGGATACATTCCTATTGGTGTGGTGTTTATGATTATATCCACATCTTCAAGTATAATGTCTGCTTTTTCAATGTCCACATAGCTTATCTGGTCAAATCCCGTTTGTTTTTTTAGGTTGTCTATCAATTGAATTGCATTGTCCCTGCTTCTGTTTGCTATTGTTAAACTGTTTATTCCATGATTGAGCAATGTGAATGTTATCGCCTTTGACGCTCCTCCAGCACCCAGTACGAGTACCTTTTTATCTTTAAGATCCGTGTATTTTTCAATGGACTTAACTGCCCCGGTTCCATCGGTATTGTATCCCCTGGCTATCCCATCCTTAAATCTTATTGTATTTACCGCATTGATTCGTCTTGCCGTGTCGTCAACTTCATCCAGGTATTCTATTATATCCGTCTTGTAGGGTATTGTCACATTCAATCCAACCAATCCCATGGTCTTGGCCGATTCTATAAGATGGGATAAATTCCCTTTTTCTATCTTGAATGCCACGTATACATAGTCCATACCCAGTTGTTTATATGCCGCGTTGTGCATCGGTGGAGATAGACTGTGTTCTATGGGATTGCCTATTACGGCCACCACTTTTGTCTTTCCTGTTATCATATGTTCATCTTCCTTATCAATTATCGATTATCACAAAAATAATTAAAGTCATCATA is part of the Methanosphaera sp. BMS genome and harbors:
- a CDS encoding pyridoxamine 5'-phosphate oxidase family protein — its product is MSIIEKSPRGTLAVLGDDDYPYTVVLNYVYYDDKIYFHGAQEGHKLDSIRNHDKVSFCILDDGVKLEDNWWLTFRNVICFGRINEIDDKEKIISILRLFGDKYFPSNDITNDEIAKFKDRTLILELEIEHVTGKRVNEK
- the aroE gene encoding shikimate dehydrogenase, yielding MITGKTKVVAVIGNPIEHSLSPPMHNAAYKQLGMDYVYVAFKIEKGNLSHLIESAKTMGLVGLNVTIPYKTDIIEYLDEVDDTARRINAVNTIRFKDGIARGYNTDGTGAVKSIEKYTDLKDKKVLVLGAGGASKAITFTLLNHGINSLTIANRSRDNAIQLIDNLKKQTGFDQISYVDIEKADIILEDVDIIINTTPIGMYPNVDADTPIKTEKINGNHVVMDIIYNPLETKLLKMAKDNGATTISGTNMLIYQGITAFEIFTDRTPSYESFEKALLEQLK